Proteins from one Deinococcus actinosclerus genomic window:
- the rpmA gene encoding 50S ribosomal protein L27 codes for MAHKKGVGSSKNGRDSQPKYLGVKKFGGEQVLAGNILVRQRGTKFKAGPNVGMGRDHTLFALENGRVVFTNRGAKGRFISIEVPTAAAAD; via the coding sequence ATGGCACACAAGAAAGGCGTAGGTTCGTCCAAGAACGGACGTGACAGCCAGCCCAAGTACCTGGGCGTGAAGAAGTTCGGCGGCGAGCAGGTGCTGGCCGGCAACATCCTCGTCCGCCAGCGCGGCACGAAGTTCAAGGCCGGCCCGAACGTGGGCATGGGCCGCGACCACACCCTCTTCGCCCTGGAAAACGGCCGGGTCGTGTTCACGAACCGTGGCGCCAAGGGCCGCTTCATCAGCATCGAAGTGCCCACCGCCGCCGCCGCGGACTGA
- the rplU gene encoding 50S ribosomal protein L21, with the protein MFAIIQTGGKQYRVQEGDVIRVESLKGEAGDKLDLTPIFVGGDQTVFGDAAGKFTVNAEVVEHGRGEKIYVRKYKSGIQYRRRTGHRQDYTAIKILGIKG; encoded by the coding sequence ATGTTTGCAATCATTCAGACCGGCGGGAAACAGTACCGCGTGCAGGAAGGCGACGTCATCCGCGTCGAGAGCCTGAAAGGCGAAGCGGGCGACAAGCTCGACCTGACCCCCATCTTCGTGGGCGGCGACCAGACCGTCTTCGGCGACGCCGCCGGCAAGTTCACCGTGAACGCCGAAGTCGTCGAGCACGGCCGTGGCGAGAAGATCTACGTGCGCAAGTACAAGAGCGGCATCCAGTACCGCCGCCGCACCGGCCACCGCCAGGACTACACCGCGATCAAGATCCTGGGCATCAAGGGCTAA